Below is a window of Planococcus rifietoensis DNA.
ACAGGTAAGCCGATTGTGCTGGGCGGCTCACAAGGCCGTGACAAAGCAACTGCACAAGGCGTTACGATCGTGATCAATGAAGCAGCGAAAAAACGCGGACTTGACATGAAAGGCGCACGCGTCGTTATCCAAGGATTCGGCAACGCAGGCAGCTTCTTGGCGAAGTTCCTTCACGATGCAGGAGCCAAAGTCGTTGGTATTTCCGATGCTTACGGTGCACTGCACGACCCAGAAGGTTTGGATATCGATTACCTTCTCGACCGTCGTGACAGCTTCGGTACCGTTACAACGCTTTTCGACAATACCATCACCAATAAAGAATTGTTCGAAATCGACTGTGATATCCTGGTGCCGGCAGCAATCGCCAACCAGATCACAGAAGAAAATGCACACGATATCAAAGCTTCTATCGTAGTCGAAGCTGCAAACGGGCCAACAACGGCTGAAGCAACGAAAATCTTGACAGATCGCGGAATCTTGCTGGTCCCTGATGTGCTTGCGAGTTCAGGCGGTGTTACGGTTTCTTACTTTGAATGGGTGCAGAATAACCAAGGTTATTACTGGACGCAGGAAGAAGTTGACGAGAAGCTCGAGAAGAAATTGGTGGAAGCTTTTGAGAACGTATACAATGTAGCTACTAACCGCAATATCGACATGCGCCTTGCCGCTTATATGGTTGGTGCAAGAAGAACTGCAGAAGCCTCACGCTTCCGTGGATGGGTATAAAAAACAACCGCTCGGCTGATGCCGAGCGGTTTTCTTATGCTCAATGTTTTGCTTTTTCAGGATTGAAAATTCATAATGAAATCTGAACGTATATCGGAGGAGGAGATTAGATGAACGCATTTTCTTTCTATAACCCAGTCAAATTGATTTTTGGCAAAGGGCAATTGGAAGCATTGAAAAACGAAGTGCCGAATTATGGCAAAAAAGTATTGGTTGTATACGGCGGAGGCAGCATCAAGAAAAACGGCCTTTACGACGAAGTTATGGCCACACTAAATGACATGGGCGTTGAAATCCATGAACTTTCTGGCGTAGAGCCAAACCCGCGCCTTTCAACAGCAAAACGCGGAATTGAAATCTGCAAAAAAGAGAATATCGATATGCTGCTAGCAGTTGGCGGCGGTTCTGTCATCGATTGCACGAAACTCATTGCAGCAGGAGCTAAGTACGATGGCGATGCATGGGATTTTGTTACACGCAAAGCAACGCCTGAAGAAGTATTGCCTTTCGGAACAGTCTTGACGTTAGCAGCAACAGGCTCTGAAATGAACGCCGGTTCTGTTATCACGAATGAAGAAACAGAAGAAAAATACGGCTGGGGCAGCCCGTTAACATTCCCTAAATTCTCTATTTTGGACCCAACATACACGAAATCCGTCCCACGCGACCATACAGTATACGGCGTGGTGGACATGATGTCGCACATGTTTGAACAGTATTACCACAATGCAACGAATACACCGGTACAGGACCAGATGATCGAGGGCGTGCTGCGTGCAGTGATTGAGACAGCTCCGAAGCTCATGGAAGACCTTGAAAGCTACGAGCACCGTGAAACGATTCTTTTTGCCGGAACGATGGGTCTTAACAACTTCCTGCAAATGGGCTATAACGGAGACTGGGCATCGCATAATATCGAGCATGCGGTCTCTGCGATTTACGACATTCCACATGCAGGCGGCTTGGCCATTCTATTCCCGCAATGGATGCGCCACAATGTACCAGTCAATCCAGCGCGATTTGCACAGATGGCTACTCGCGTGTTCGGAGTCGACCCGTCAAACAAATCTGAAGAACAAATCGCAAACGAAGGAATCGACCGTCTCGTTGAATTCTGGACGTCGATTGGGGCTCCAAGCAGCCTGAAAGATTACGACATCGATGATTCCCGTTTCTCGGACATCGTTGACAAAACATTAGTCTATGGCGAGTTCGGCAATTTCAATAAATTGAACGGGGAAGATGTAGAAAAAATTCTACAAGCTTCGTTGTAATATAGAAAAAATCCCGATGCCTCTTAGGCATCGGGATTTTTTTTATTCGGGTTTCTTCAATGAGTCGGGGCGCTTGCTTACATGCACCCAGTGTTTTTCACCATCGTCTGCATCGAGTGAGACGATTACATCATCTACGCTAGGCTGGCTCAAAATAAGTTCAGCCAAACGATTCTGCAACTCGTCCGCTTCTTTGACGGTCAGGTTCGGGTCAACCTCCACTAAGGTTTCAACGTGAAGGAATTCACCCTCTTTGACTACTTCCAGTTCACGGATGTCTTTGACGGAAGGTCGATCGGAAAGGAGATGTGCAATATGGTTAACCATTTGTTCATCCGTTTCTCCAATGACACCACGTGCATTATCCAAGAAGATTTTCGTCACGACGTAGAACATCATCAAGCCGATTGCGATGGATGCTGCGCCTTCAATTTGCAGGAATCCGGTATAATGTGCGACCAGGACAGCAATTAGGGCCAGCAAACCACCAGAAGTTGCAACTAGATCTTCTAAGAAAACAAGTTTAGTAGCTGGTTTTGCACGGTTTAAATGTGTGAAACTTGTAGTAAGCGGGGCAAGGGCGCCGCCTTTCACACCAGCTTCATGCAGAACTTCTTTGCCAGCTTTGTATAGTACAAACAATTCAAGTAAAATTGCAATCGATAGGACGACAACGCTAATAATAAAGCCTTCAGCTTCAACCGGGTGCAACATCTGGTGCCAGCCCTCACGAATGGTTTCATAAGCCATGATTCCCACAATAAGAACGGCTGCAAGCAAAACTAAGTTTAACAGGCGGCCAAAACCATTCGGAAACCGTTTGGTTGGAGCTTTTTTCGATAATGCAGAGCCAATGAAAACAAAATATTGGTTTGCCGCGTCACCGATCGAGTGCATTGTTTCTGCGAACATGGCAACATTTCCGGTAAAAGTAAAGGCAACGCCTTTCATAATAGCAATAAACGTATTAATAAGTGCTGCATAAAGAGATGGTTTATTTCCTCCCTTTAACAATCCAAAAAATTCTCCCAAAAAAATTCCCCCTTTAATTAATCATTTCGATATCCACTTGTTTTACGCTACTAATAGAAGAAATCTCCCTATACAGGTCGATGGTTTCTTTTCCATGTGCGTAAGACATGCGAATCGAAAGTTTGTAATACAAATTTCCATTTTGCTGTTCAGGATGAAGAATCGACAAGTCTTCAATGGTCATACCGCTGTGTTTAAGCTCTTCCAACACTTCACTGATAGCTTCCTCTCCAGAAACAAAAATAGTCAGTCTAGCTTCTGTTTGTCTTAAACGCTTAGGGCCAAAACGAAAAAGGAGGGGAGGTATCACTTCGATGCCAATAAGAACTAGCAAGACAGCGGTCAACGCCTCAATGTAAAAGCCGGCGGCTACGGCAATACCAATTCCGCCAGACCCCCAAATCATTGCTGCTGTGGTTAATCCTGAAATGGAATCATTCCCTCGCTTCAATATAACTCCGGCTCCTAGAAACCCGATACCTGAAACAATTTGTGCTGCAAGTCGTAGCGGATCCATTGTGATGTTTACACCTTCATTGCTGCTCGACTCTGCAATATAAGCAGATTCAATTGAAATAATAGTCAACAGGCAGCTAAATGTGGCAATGACCATACTTGTCTTCAAACCGACAGGCTTCCTTTTTAATTCCCTTTCCAACCCTATAACTAAACTTAAAACGGCGGCAATCGTTAATTTCATAAATGTCTCGAATGAAGAGATTTCGAGAGCGCTGAAAAATTCCAAGATCACAACCTCCATTCACTTTGCGGTTGAATGTGGAGCCGGCAAATGGCAAACTGAAAAGTGATGTTAAAATCTAATGCAGTAGAGGTGCCGAATGGAAAAACCTACGATTCATCCTTATATACCCATTTTGATTGGAGTTATCTCAGTAGCGATGTCTGCAATCTTTGTAAAAATGACAACAGCTGATGCAGGTGTCACTGCCTTTTACCGAATGTTATTCTCTATTCTATTAATGTCTCCTGTATTCCTCTATAGCTATCTGCCTGAAATAAAGAAACTAAATAGAAGAGACTGGGTATTTTCAGCAATCGCTGGCATCTTCTTGGCTTTTCATTTTATTCTTTGGTTCGAATCACTTAATTATACTTCTGTAGCGAGTTCTACAGTTCTCGTAACATTGCAGCCCCTTTTTGCATTTGCCGGCACATATTTTTTCTTTAAGGAGCGCCTCTCTGCAAAAACCTTAATATCTGGGATAGTTGCAATTACGGGGAGTGTCGTAATTGCTTATGGAGACTTTCAGGTAAGTGGAAGTGCTTTATTTGGCGACATATTGGCGCTCATTGCTTGTGCATTGATTACTGCATATTTATTATTCGGCCAAGATGTAAGGAAACGATTATCTTTAGTAACATATACATTTATTGTCTATGGTTTTAGTACAGTAACGCTATTTTTCTATATTATTGCTAAGGGAGAGTCATTTGGTCCTTATCCTAAAGAAGAGTGGATGTGGTTTCTTCTATTAGCTCTTATCCCTAATCTTCTTGGACATACTTTGTTTAATTGGGCAGTGAAGTGGGTGAGTACAAACGTCATTTCCATTGCTATTTTGTTTGAGCCTGTTGGCGCAGCGATCTTGGCGTATTTTATACTTGGAGAAATGGTTAGTAAATCACAAATTGCTGGTGGGAGCATCGTAATTGCAGGGTTATTATTTTTCGTTACTGATTATAAAAGAATTAGAAAAATCTTTTTTCGAAAAAGCTCTTGATTTTTCTTAACAGGCGGTTTATAGTTGTAAATGTCCTCGAAACAAGCCGGTAAAAATATTTCGAAATAGTATTGACATCGGGTTTTAAAAAGGATATAGTAATCAAGTCGCCAAAACAAGGCGCACAACATGAACCTTGAAAACTGAACAGCAAAACGTCAACAATACAGCCGCGAGTGATCGCGGCAAACTTACTGATCAGCTTCGGCAGATCAAGCGAATCGCGCGTCTTTTAGACGGCGATACGCCAGCAACTATTGAGCAATCAATACTACTCTATAATGGAGAGTTTGATCCTGGCTCAGGACGAACGCTGGCGGCGTGCCTAATACATGCAAGTCGAGCGGAGATAGTGGAGCTTGCTCCATTATCTTAGCGGCGGACGGGTGAGTAACACGTGGGCAACCTGCCCTGCAGATCGGGATAACTCCGGGAAACCGGTGCTAATACCGAATAGTTTGCGGCCTCTCATGAGGCTGCACGGAAAGACGGTTTCGGCTGTCACTGCAGGATGGGCCCGCGGCGCATTAGCTAGTTGGTGAGGTAACGGCTCACCAAGGCCACGATGCGTAGCCGACCTGAGAGGGTGATCGGCCACACTGGGACTGAGACACGGCCCAGACTCCTACGGGAGGCAGCAGTAGGGAATCTTCCGCAATGGACGAAAGTCTGACGGAGCAACGCCGCGTGAGTGAAGAAGGTTTTCGGATCGTAAAACTCTGTTGTGAGGGAAGAACAAGTACCAAGTAACTACTGGTACCTTGACGGTACCTCACCAGAAAGCCACGGCTAACTACGTGCCAGCAGCCGCGGTAATACGTAGGTGGCAAGCGTTGTCCGGAATTATTGGGCGTAAAGCGCGCGCAGGCGGTCCTTTAAGTCTGATGTGAAAGCCCACGGCTCAACCGTGGAGGGTCATTGGAAACTGGGGGACTTGAGTGCAGAAGAGGAAAGTGGAATTCCACGTGTAGCGGTGAAATGCGTAGAGATGTGGAGGAACACCAGTGGCGAAGGCGACTTTCTGGTCTGTAACTGACGCTGAGGCGCGAAAGCGTGGGGAGCAAACAGGATTAGATACCCTGGTAGTCCACGCCGTAAACGATGAGTGCTAAGTGTTAGGGGGTTTCCGCCCCTTAGTGCTGCAGCTAACGCATTAAGCACTCCGCCTGGGGAGTACGGCCGCAAGGCTGAAACTCAAAGGAATTGACGGGGGCCCGCACAAGCGGTGGAGCATGTGGTTTAATTCGAAGCAACGCGAAGAACCTTACCAGGTCTTGACATCCCGCTGACCGCCTAGGAGACTAGGCTTTCCCTTCGGGGACAGCGGTGACAGGTGGTGCATGGTTGTCGTCAGCTCGTGTCGTGAGATGTTGGGTTAAGTCCCGCAACGAGCGCAACCCTTGATCTTAGTTGCCAGCATTCAGTTGGGCACTCTAAGGTGACTGCCGGTGACAAACCGGAGGAAGGTGGGGATGACGTCAAATCATCATGCCCCTTATGACCTGGGCTACACACGTGCTACAATGGACGGTACAAAGGGCTGCAAACCCGCGAGGGGGAGCCAATCCCAGAAAACCGTTCTCAGTTCGGATTGCAGGCTGCAACTCGCCTGCATGAAGCCGGAATCGCTAGTAATCGCGAATCAGCATGCCGCGGTGAATACGTTCCCGGGCCTTGTACACACCGCCCGTCACACCACGAGAGTTTGTAACACCCGAAGTCGGTGGGGTAACCCTTACGGGAGCCAGCCGCCGAAGGTGGGACAGATGATTGGGGTGAAGTCGTAACAAGGTAGCCGTATCGGAAGGTGCGGCTGGATCACCTCCTTTCTAAGGATAATATCGGAACCGATTCTCACGAATCGGGTTGACGTTTTGCGTTCAGTTTTGAAGGTTCACTCCGCAAGGATTGACTTTCAAACTTGTTCTTTGAAAACTGGATAGATCGACATTGATTAAGAAACAAGCATCAAGTAGCGTGATCGCTTTGCGATCAACTTATTTTTTTTGACCCTCAGTGGTTAAGTTAATAAGGGCGCACGGTGGATGCCTTGGCACTAGGAGCCGAAGAAGGACGGCACTAACACCGATATGCCTCGGGGAGCTGTAAGTGAGCTGTGATCCGGGGATTTCCGAATGGGGAAACCCACTGTTCGTAATGGAGCAGTATCCATGTGTGAATACATAGCACATGAGAAGGCAGACTCAGGGAACTGAAACATCTAAGTACCTGAAGGAAGAGAAAGCAAATGCGATTCCCCAAGTAGCGGCGAGCGAAACGGGATCAGCCCAAACCAGAAGGCTTGCCTTCTGGGGTTGTAGGACACTCTATACGGAGTTACAAAGGAACGGATTAAGCGAAGCGACCTGGAACGGTCCGCAAGATAGGGTAATAGCCCCGTAGCTGAAAGTTCGTTCCCTCCAGAGTGGATCCTGAGTACGGCGGAACACGAGAAATTCCGTCGGAATCCGGGAGGACCATCTCCCAAGGCTAAATACTCCCTAGTGACCGATAGTGAACCAGTACCGTGAGGGAAAGGTGAAAAGCACCCCGGAAGGGGAGTGAAATAGATCCTGAAACCGTGTGCCTACAAGTAGTTAGAGCCCGTTAATGGGTGATAGCGTGCCTTTTGTAGAATGAACCGGCGAGTTACGATTGCATGCAAGGTTAAGGTGAGAAGCCGGAGCCGCAGCGAAAGCGAGTCTGAATAGGGCGAGTGAGTATGCAGTTGTAGACCCGAAACCAGGTGATCTACCCATGTCCAGGGTGAAGGTAAGGTAACACTTACTGGAGGCCCGAACCCACGCACGTTGAAAAGTGCGGGGATGAGGTGTGGGTAGCGGAGAAATTCCAATCGAACCTGGAGATAGCTGGTTCTCTCCGAAATAGCTTTAGGGCTAGCCTCAAGATAAGAATCCTGGAGGTAGAGCACTGTTTGGACTAGGGGCCCATCCCGGGTTACCGAATTCAGACAAACTCCGAATGCCAGTGATTTATGCTTGGGAGTCAGACTGCGAGTGATAAGATCCGTAGTCAAGAGGGAAACAGCCCAGACCACCAGCTAAGGTCCCCAAATATCCGTTAAGTGGAAAAGGATGTGGCGTTGCTTAGACAACCAGGATGTTGGCTTAGAAGCAGCCATCATTTAAAGAGTGCGTAATAGCTCACTGGTCGAGTGACACTGCGCCGAAAATGTACCGGGGCTAAACGGATTACCGAAGCTGTGGATGGACATCGTAGATGTCCGTGGTAGGAGAGCGTTCTAAGGGCGTTGAAGTCAGACCGGAAGGACTGGTGGAGCGCTTAGAAGTGAGAATGCCGGTATGAGTAACGAAAGACGGGTGAGAATCCCGTCCACCGAATGCCTAAGGTTTCCTGAGGAAGGCTCGTCCGCTCAGGGTTAGTCGGGACCTAAGTCGAGGCCGATAGGCGTAGACGATGGACAACAGGTTGATATTCCTGTACCACCTCCCCGCCGTTTGAGCAATGGGGGGACGCAGAAGGATAGGGTGAGCGTGCCGTTGGTTGTGCACGTCCAAGTTGTGAGATGAGAAACGAGGCAAATCCCGTTTCTAGATAACATCAAGCAGTGATGGCAAGAGGTTTACCTCAGAGTCCCTGATTTCACACTGCCAAGAAAAGCCTCTAGCGAGGCGGGAGGTGCCCGTACCGCAAACCGACACAGGTAGGCGAGAAGAGAATTCTAAGGTGAGCGAGTGAACTCTCGTTAAGGAACTCGGCAAAATGACCCCGTAACTTCGGGAGAAGGGGTGCTCTGGTAGGGTGTTACAGCCCGAGAGAGCCGCAGTGAATAGGCCCAGGCGACTGTTTAGCAAAAACACAGGTCTCTGCAAAACCGTAAGGTGACGTATAGGGGCTGACGCCTGCCCGGTGCTGGAAGGTTAAGGGGAGTGCTTAGCGCAAGCGAAGGTGCGAACCGAAGCCCCAGTAAACGGCGGCCGTAACTATAACGGTCCTAAGGTAGCGAAATTCCTTGTCGGGTAAGTTCCGACCCGCACGAAAGGCGTAACGATCTGGGCACTGTCTCAACGAGAGACTCGGTGAAATTATAGTACCTGTGAAGATGCAGGTTACCCGCGACAGGACGGAAAGACCCCGTGGAGCTTTACTGTAGCCTGATATTGAATTTTGGTGCAACTTGTACAGGATAGGTAGGAGCCAGAGAACCCGGAGCGCCAGCTTCGGGGGAGGCGTCGGTGGGATACTACCCTGGTTGTATTGAACTTCTAACCCACAAGCCTTAGCGGCTTGGGAGACAGTGTCAGGCGGGCAGTTTGACTGGGGCGGTCGCCTCCTAAAGAGTAACGGAGGCGCTCAAAGGTTCCCTCAGAATGGTTGGAAATCATTCGCAGAGTGTAAAGGCACAAGGGAGCTTGACTGCGAGACGGACAGGTCGAGCAGGGTCGAAAGACGGACTTAGTGATCCGGTGGTTCCGCATGGAAGGGCCATCGCTCAACGGATAAAAGCTACCCCGGGGATAACAGGCTTATCTCCCCCAAGAGTCCACATCGACGGGGAGGTTTGGCACCTCGATGTCGGCTCATCGCATCCTGGGGCTGTAGTCGGTCCCAAGGGTTGGGCTGTTCGCCCATTAAAGCGGTACGCGAGCTGGGTTCAGAACGTCGTGAGACAGTTCGGTCCCTATCCGTCGCGGGCGCAGGAAATTTGAGAGGAGCTGTCCTTAGTACGAGAGGACCGGGATGGACACACCGCTGGTGTACCAGTTGTTCTGCCAAGAGCATCGCTGGGTAGCTATGTGTGGCCGGGATAAGTGCTGAAAGCATCTAAGCACGAAGCCCCCCTCAAGATGAGATTTCCCATTGCGCAAGCAAGTAAGATCCCTCAAAGACGATGAGGTAGATAGGTTCGGGGTGGAAGCGTGGCGACACGTGCAGCTGACGAATACTAATCGATCGAGGACTTAACCAACAAACTGAAACGCAAGTTTCCCCAATGTCGATTTATCCAGTTTTGAAAGAACAAGAATTTTTGCCTTCTGGCAAAAAAAGACTTGTAAAACTCACCAGAGTTGGTATAATAAAACTTGTCTTTCAAAAACCTTATAGTCCAGTGATGATGGCAAAGAGGCCACACCCGTTCCCATCCCGAACACGGAAGTTAAGCTCTTTTGCGCCGATGGTAGTTGGGGGTTTCCCCCTGTGAGAGTAGGACGTCGCTGGGCATACATACGGAGGATTAGCTCAGCTGGGAGAGCATCTGCCTTACAAGCAGAGGGTCGGCGGTTCGATCCCGTCATCCTCCACCATTTTTTCTCCATGCCGGAGTAGCTCAACTGGTAGAGCAACTGACTTGTAATCAGTAGGTTGAGGGTTCAAGTCCTTTCTCCGGCACCACTCATGTTTGAGCCATTAGCTCAGTTGGTAGAGCATCTGACTTTTAATCAGAGGGTCGAAGGTTCGAATCCTTCATGGCTCACCATTTTAATTTCATAATTGCCACGCGGGTGTGGCGGAACTGGCAGACGCACTAGACTTAGGATCTAGCGCCTTCGGGCGTGGGGGTTCGACTCCCTTCACCCGCACCAAGCGGAAGTAGTTCAGTGGTAGAACGCCACCTTGCCAAGGTGGAGGTCGCGGGTTCGACCCCCGTCTTCCGCTCCAATTTTTTATCTGTCCAATGCCCCGCCGGGGTGGCGGAACTGGCAGACGCACAGGACTTAAAATCCTGCGGTAGGTGACTACCGTACCGGTTCGATTCCGGTCCTCGGCACCAACTGTTTTATAAAATTTTATATTATGCGCCCGTAGCTCAATTGGATAGAGTACTTGACTACGAATCAAGCGGTTAGAGGTTCGAGTCCTCTCGGGCGCGCCATATTTTTGTCATCATCCTATTTAGTCGGGAAGTAGCTCAGCTTGGTAGAGCACTTGGTTTGGGACCAAGGGGTCGCAGGTTCGAATCCTGTCTTCCCGACCACTTTATGGGGCCTTAGCTCAGCTGGGAGAGCGCCTGCCTTGCACGCAGGAGGTCAGCGGTTCGATCCCGCTAGGCTCCACCAACTATACTATTTAAAGATCCTGGCGGCGTAGCTCAGCTGGCTAGAGCGTACGGTTCATACCCGTAAGGTCGGGGGTTCGATCCCCTCTGCCGCCACTTTTTTAGGACCTTTAGCTCAGTTGGTTAGAGCAGACGGCTCATAACCGTCCGGTCGCAGGTTCGAGTCCTGCAAGGTCCACCATTCAATGTTTATCACGGAGGAATACCCAAGTTTGGCTGAAGGGATCGGTCTTGAAAACCGACAGGGGAGTCAAATCCCGCGGGGGTTCGAATCCCTCTTCCTCCTCCATTTTTAAAAAATGAGTGGACAATCTTATTAAATATTATTATCGCGGGGTGGAGCAGTTCGGTAGCTCGTTGGGCTCATAACCCAAAGGTCGCAGGTTCAAATCCTGCCCCCGCAACCAAATGGTCCCGTGGTGTAGCGGTTAACATGCCTGCCTGTCACGCAGGAGATCGCCGGTTCGATCCCGGTCGGGACCGCCATTTTTATAAATATGTGGGTCAGTAGCTCAGTCGGTAGAGCATTAGATTGAAGCTCTAAGTGTCGGCGGTTCGATTCCGTCCTGACCCACCATATTGCGGGTGTAGTTTAGTGGTAAAACCTCAGCCTTCCAAGCTGATGATGAGGGTTCGATTCCCTTCACCCGCTCCAATAATGGGCCTATAGCTCAGCTGGTTAGAGCGCACGCCTGATAAGCGTGAGGTCGGTGGTTCGAGTCCACTTAGGCCCACCATTGTTCCGAAGTAGCTCAGTGGTAGAGCACCGCACTGTTAATGCGATGGTCGTAGGTTCGAGTCCTACCTTCGGAGCCATACTGGGGAAGTACTCAAGTGGCTGAAGAGGCGCCCCTGCTAAGGGTGTAGGTCGGTAACACCGGCGCGAGGGTTCAAATCCCTCCTTCTCCGCCAGTATTAGGCCCCTTGGTCAAGCGGTTAAGACACCGCCCTTTCACGGCGGTAACACGGGTTCGAATCCCGTAGGGGTCATATTAAAAGCGTCATGCATTCATATGCATGACGCTTTTTTCATTTTCTGAATTTTGTTCATTGTGTGAAGCGAAACTATGTATTCCCATTCCTAGTATTACCATGATTAAGCCAATTAATGCGATTGGTGAAGGAAATACGATGCTCAATAGAAAAAATTCACCTATTAATGCAAATATGACTTCCATAGATTGTGTTGCTTCAACAGCAGCAAGTTTTGACATGTTGTTTCTGACCATATCGGTCGCCATAAAGAATAGAACAGTCGCTACCACTCCGGAACTGATGGCAACTATCAAAGACTGATAAATTTGAGAGTTAGAAGGCAACCCAGTTGTCGAGAAACCATAAATGGAGAGAACGAACCAAAGCGGGAGACTGGAAATCGTCATCCCAAGCACGCGTTGATATGCGTCTAGACGACCTTCGCAAACCTGCATCATTTTACGGTTCCCAAGGGGATAGGCAAAAGCTGCTATCAAAACCGGTATTAATCCGAGAAGCAATGTGGGAACAGTAACATCGGTTAAGTGGTCAAGTTGAAGAAGGGCTATTCCAGCTAAGATAATGGTTGAGAACAATAAGCCTTTAATAGGTATACGTTGCCTTTGTATTACGGTTTGCCCAGATATGTGAATTTTAACTAAGAAAAGAGGAGCCAGTAAAGTTCCAGCGATGATTGTAAATTGCCAAGTTCCGGCTATTAACCATCCCGGAGAATAGGCTGCTGCAAAACATAGGGGAGCATAAAAAAGGCCAAATCCAACGAAGCTCCACAACAGCCATTTTACTTTACGGTTTCTCATTTCCTGAAGTAGGGGGCGCAAATTGCCCCTAATAATTACAATTAATAAGAGGAAAGGGATCATAAATAGATAACGCAGGGACGCGCTCCATACCCAATGGCCTCCTTGCGCTTCCATTAAAGCATTAACAACAAAGGTGACTGCAAAAAACATTGCTCCGGCAAGTCCTAATATAATTGGTTTCATAAGAAAACCCCTTTTGTATATATTAGATACAATATATCGCACTGGCGGCGTTTTCACCACTGTTATTATATGAGAAATTTCTCTGTGATTATTACTAAAATAAAAAGCTGACGGCCTCGTGGCCATCAGCTTTTAGGTATTAAGATAAAAAGTAGTCAACCAGTAGACCGATGGCCAGTAGGAAGTTGAACAAAGTGTTTGTAATCCCCGTGTCTTTCATGGCAGGCATAACTTGCAAAGGTTCAGTGTAGTGCTTAAAAGTCATAATTACCTTCAAGGGCTTAATAACACTCAGTAACACCAACAAAGCCCATGGAGTGACAATGCTGAGCAATACCAATAAAATAATCCAAGCATAAGATAAGATAAAGAACCACATGAAGATGGTAACTGCAGCCGGTCTGCCAGCCAATATAGCCAAAGTGCGCCGACCGCTTTTTTTATCTCCGACCATGTCGCGGATGTTATTGGCCATCATAATTGCGGCTACGAGTAATGTGCTGGGTACAGCTAACATAACAGCGGTAGAGGTAATTGTTTCTGTTTGGATATAAAAAGCTACGATCACTATAAGGAAGCCCATGAACAATCCTGAAAACAATTCACCTAATGGCGTGTATGCGATCGGGTATGGCCCACCGGTGTAAAAATAACCGACTAGCATACCAATGCCACCAACTGCCAATAGCCACCAACTGGTGGAAGCTGCAATATAAAGTCCTAATACAGCAGAGATAGCGTAAAGCAGGAATGCCAGAACAAGAACGGTTTTCGGTGAAACACCATTCCGGACGATAGCGCCACCAATGCCAACGGATTCTTCAGTATCGAGCCCTCTCGCGTAATCATAGTATTCATTGAACATATTGGTTGCTGCTTGAATCAGTAGGCTTGCGATCAGCATGGCTAAGAACAGCGCCCAATTTAAAGCGGTATAATGGATTGCGATCATTGTCCCTAGGAACACTGGGGCAAAAGATGCCGTTAAAGTATGGGGCCGGGTGAGCTGCCACCAGACGCGCCATCCACTATCAGCTTGTATGGAATGTGTCATTTCTATCTCTCCTATTCATTTCTATCCAACCTATATTGTACTTCAAAACACA
It encodes the following:
- a CDS encoding multidrug resistance efflux transporter family protein, whose product is MKPIILGLAGAMFFAVTFVVNALMEAQGGHWVWSASLRYLFMIPFLLLIVIIRGNLRPLLQEMRNRKVKWLLWSFVGFGLFYAPLCFAAAYSPGWLIAGTWQFTIIAGTLLAPLFLVKIHISGQTVIQRQRIPIKGLLFSTIILAGIALLQLDHLTDVTVPTLLLGLIPVLIAAFAYPLGNRKMMQVCEGRLDAYQRVLGMTISSLPLWFVLSIYGFSTTGLPSNSQIYQSLIVAISSGVVATVLFFMATDMVRNNMSKLAAVEATQSMEVIFALIGEFFLLSIVFPSPIALIGLIMVILGMGIHSFASHNEQNSENEKSVMHMNA
- a CDS encoding 1,4-dihydroxy-2-naphthoate polyprenyltransferase; the encoded protein is MTHSIQADSGWRVWWQLTRPHTLTASFAPVFLGTMIAIHYTALNWALFLAMLIASLLIQAATNMFNEYYDYARGLDTEESVGIGGAIVRNGVSPKTVLVLAFLLYAISAVLGLYIAASTSWWLLAVGGIGMLVGYFYTGGPYPIAYTPLGELFSGLFMGFLIVIVAFYIQTETITSTAVMLAVPSTLLVAAIMMANNIRDMVGDKKSGRRTLAILAGRPAAVTIFMWFFILSYAWIILLVLLSIVTPWALLVLLSVIKPLKVIMTFKHYTEPLQVMPAMKDTGITNTLFNFLLAIGLLVDYFLS